In the genome of Phragmites australis chromosome 9, lpPhrAust1.1, whole genome shotgun sequence, the window AAGCCCTAGGCGATGGCGACCCACCCGGCCTCCCCGACCGCGGACGCCGGCGGCGACAGGTCGCCGTCCGGGCCGCCGCCGGTTCGCCTGTCCGCGGcgcaggcggtggcggcgatCCAGCCCAACTCGCCGCGGTACTTCTTCTCGTCGCTCGCCGCCGCCAACGCCGCGGCTTCCTCCCCTCACCGCCgcatcgccgtcgccgtcgaccTCTCCGACGAGTCCGCCTTCGCCGTCAAGTGGGCCGTCCAGAACTACCTACGCCCCGGAGACGCCGTCGTGCTGCTCCACGTCCGCCCCACCTCCGTCCTCTACGGCGCCGACTGGGGCTCCATCCCCGTCTCCGTCGAAGACGACCTCGACGGCGACGCAACCGAGGGCGCCGGGCCGACGCCCGCCGAGGAGCCCGAGGAGGCGAAGAAGAAGCGGGAGGAGGACTTCGACGCCCTCACGTCCACCAAGGCGCAGGACCTCGCACAGCCGCTCGTCGCCGCGCAGATCCCCTTCAAGATCCACATCGTTAAGGACCACGACATGAAGGAGCGACTCTGCCTCGAGGCCGAGCGCCTCGGCTTGTCCGCTATGATAATGGGCAGCCGGGGCTTCGGCGCCTCGCGCAGGGCCGGGAAAGGCAGGCTTGGGAGCGTCAGTGACTACTGCGTGCACCACTGCGTCTGCCCCGTGGTGGTTGTGCGCTACCCTGACGATGCCGCGGCAGCAGGTGGAGACGCCCTGGGGGATGAGCTGCGCACAGTGCCTGAGGATGAGCCTGTGTATCATGAGGCCCCAGAGGGGCAGAAAGGTCTGTCCGTTTGCTTGATCTTGTACTTCTTACTGCATTTGTTGTTTGGTTAGTTTTCCATGAAGTAGTGTATGAAATGATTTGACATACTTGGGTATTTGATGGCAATGACAAATTAGATGAAGAGGATTGCTAGTAAACTGGCATATCGCATTAGAAGTGTAGAGCTAATTTAGTAAGAAAGGCTCGTCTAGAGTGTCTGATACTTTTGTGTTGATATTGCAATAGAAGTGCCCGTCTGAATATCTGGACTTGTTTTATAGCGTTCCAATAGAGGCCTAACTTTATCATTTTCACTTCACAAGTAAATCCAAGCAAAATCAATGACCTGACAGTTGTCCTGTAGACATCACAATGTTTATATGGCAAATTCATAGCCTGATAGAAGTGCCAGATCACAAATAGCTCACCTCTAATGTTGTGAATTGGCACACCAGTGCAACTAATAGTGGTGTGTGAAACCATAATGTACATTGTTGTATTGTTCTGTATAAGTCAATTTTTCCATGTCTGTAATATTTGTTGTCTTGCCTTTGGCGTTTCATGCCATGTACGAGGGATAAGCAAGTTTACTTATGTTTTGGTACAGAACATTGGGACTACCTCATGAAGGGGCTTGGGCCTTCTATTTATGTGTAAAGACACAATAGTTATGTTTATGCATATCATGCAAAAAGGGGATTGCAGCAAGTACTAAATCACAAACCTCAATAGAAACATTAGCGTAGACTGTACATAATAGTTGTATAGGTATCAGAAGTGTTGGCTGCTTGATATTACTAGTCGCTGTTCTGTTTGTTCACCTTTATGTTTATCCTTAGAAAATCGTGATCAAAACTAATTGTGCTAGTACATATCGAGGAATGAACTGAGGTCTTGCTTTGTTCTATTTAATTTAACTCCATGGGACAGAATGCCCAGGTAGAGGTCTTTGTTTTATGTTCCTGCATGCCATCGTTCTATGAAACCTTCTGTGAAGAAGCTAAAGTCTGCGAGGGATGACTAAACATGCTTATAAGTTTTCAAGAGCTTACATGCTATTGGAAGAAGTTTGAGGCTTATATAGTTTGGTCAGTTTTTTGCCTGATATGTTTACTCATAAGGTAAGCCTAATCTAAGGCTAGGCCATGCAGCAATATTGACCGGTGAGCTATTGCTTTGTGCCATCAGCCCAAAGTCACAATTGTTGTATTCACGCTAAAACATAATGGATTGGAAAAGCTATTTGTGTGTACTCTTTTAACTAGCCAGATGAATACGTTCAAATATTGAATTCAGTCTttctatatatttccttgaattGTTTTAGCTTAAACAGATAGCTGTACTATGCACACAATTATCTTTCGTTTGGCATTAAATAACTTTTTAGTTGAGATCACCTTTCATTCTTTCACACATCTACCATTGTGCATCCTTATGGCTCTGTGTCAACATTTCTGCAATCAGTAGATGTCTACAGTATCAAATGACTTACAGATATatacacaaacttgccataCATCTTTATCATTCTAGTGTAGTTTAGACTATTTGCACCTTTGCTTTTACCAAACAAATGATGAACTAATTGATGTAGCGACCAAGATGCATGGACATCTACACGCAGCCTCTCTTGTTCCCTCATGATATTGAAAATACCTACTTAAACTTAGGTGAGTGTTCTCTTTCTTATGTGTAAGTCAGATCTCAAAGTGCAAAGCCCTTTAGAAGCAGGGGGCAGGGTATACATTGGCTATGTTCCAGAAAGAAGCCTAGATGAGAATTAAGATTTAAGAACCTACGGATACACATGAAACTGTGTCCTTTCATGCTAGATCCTTTGATTCAGCATAGCTACCAGAAAACAAAAGGAGTCCCAGACACATGAAACATTGTCATATTCTGCATCCCGCTATAGAATGCTCTGTTTCTCTTAATTAGGGATCCATAGACATTGTGAACTGTTCCTTACCATTTTCATGTGAATTATTTTCAGCTCACGTCTTTTCTTTCCTTACATTTCCCCTGTTGAACTACTGGCAATATGCTGTCACGTTGATTGACCAGTTGTTTACTTGCATATGCCTCGAACGTGACTTGATTTTCCCCTCCTCTGTTACAGAAAAGTGAGTTAACATGAGTGGAGAAAGCGAGGCTTCCACGGTGGCGATCCCTATGCAACATGAGTGGCTCCTTCGTCCACTCTGCCTTGCATCTTTGTGTTTGTATCAGAAGTTGTAGATTATGAACTAGTCTTTGTTGCTCTgctttgtgactttttttatatTAGTAAAACGGAAACTATGTTCCTGCGTATATGAATCACTGTAAGCCTGTTTCTGCTTGGCTAGCTGCTTCATCTGGCTAGTGGCTACTGAGCATTGTGGTCGCTTGATCGTCCAGTCTCTCGTgcttagggatgaaaacggttaGAAATGATCAGATAATGTTCTAAATTATTTTCACTTTTATATTTGTTCTCGGAATTAAGATTGGAAACGATAATGTCAGAAACGATTACGATATTGAAGATTTATAAGAATATGACTCATAGCAAATGTCTATACCACTGATAAGATATGTTTAAGCCTTAACTTGATTATACAATGATATAACTCATAACTCGTTCATATAACGACACTAGTTTTAATTTAAGTACTTGAATAAATTATAACTTGATCATATAAGATACAATATATTCAAACTAGataatttataatttatataatatattaatactATAATATAAAACTATTCTATAAGTACGATAAAATGTGCTACaacataaaaattaaaaaaaaactcatctatTACGAAATGTACTACAACATGTACCAGGTAGTCATCTTACTATTTTCTAAGGCATCTTCCTTGTATGGAGTTAAGGTCTATAAAAATTAGAATGATATGAATatggaaaaacaaaaaatatttagagTTTACTTGAAAAACTCCGCTGAAatatgtattttgaaaatacaaTCGAAAATCAGGCtagattgttttttattttgttttcataTTCGCCGGTGTAGTGAAAATAACCCTATTAAGTCATGactatgattttggtaattgataACAGCATAGTCATTAGgattaatatgtttatcaagaatatatttagtaggtctcatagatgtaatatatgaagaaggTATCACAactgggataaagtttggttgaattggagaagtttcaGAAAAAATAACTACACTATAAGGTCCGGCGCAGAGGAGTCGTGAATGTTGGAGTGTTTTCTTACTGGTCTTTTTACACGCTGGATGATCTAATGATGTGGAGATACGAACGTTAGAGTATTTTTAAGTTGAAGCCCAAGGATGGTACACATCGTAAGGTCCGACGATCAATAGTATGCACGCCGGAGTATACGTCGGAGCATTTGTTACAGAGAAGATGTCAAAGTCCGGTTTTGTGTAGCttaacacgtcggatggtccggcgattaATCACAGCAACGCCGAAGTATTTTGCACTAAGGAAGATGCGGGATGGCTCAGTTGATACGCTGAAAGGTCCGACGATGGAGCTGGTAAACACGCCGGAGCATTCAGTGTTCATAttggttttgagtggagttctaacgggAAGTTTTTGGAAGGTGTACACACCGAATGTTCCAGTGAGTATAATCTAtctacaccggaacatccagtgtacaCAGAGAATTTGAGCCGTTAGGGCAATGACTAGTCtacggggttgaggctataaatacccctccactcagtcatttgaaggtactggagtctagagaaacccatatacacttaagaagacatcctaaccatcaaaatacttaaagtgttcatataaggcgattaagcacatcattagagtgattagtgcttataggcctagagagaaatATTGCTaatgctgcaacctagagagcgGATCAATaagtgatccaaccatgtaccgaGAGGCACGCtaacaccttggagtctttgtgacttgccAGTAACTCGCtaaccctccgacttagtgtggaacggtggcaagaagattgtgcggggacgcgaagacccttatctttatgactaaagctccaaaataaagacgacgtacaagtgaccggaagagaggttagtggtgagacctcgccttggtggcttgatggttCATCAtacttgaggccttgtcttggtgacttggtagctcaagagccgtgaccggaagagacttagcgaccgagagcatatcatttgtggagctccaacgtagactaggggtggcttgtgtgccatcgataccacgggataaaaccTTGTGCTGACTTTGtctatctaccttatttacgtttccgcatttacataattgcaattaaccttactagagtagattgcaatcctcttgagtggtagagtagacacactagataaacctagagcacatttagatagaaattgagatagatttatcttgtgaagtttttggagccactAGTTTTTAGGTGTCCTATTTCACCccctcccctcttaggatgtcactgttTCTCACAATTGATATCAAAGGTTTGTGCTCGTGATAGATTTAACATCCTAGAtttgtgacgtccggggttaAAGATAGATACCCATAGCACTCCACATTTCAACGGCACTAATTTCCTCagatgaaaaattctaataacttaTTATTTACAAGCTAAAAGTTTAGGTGTTTGAAGAGTCACCGAAAAAGGAATGAGATCGCGTGTCatcaacaaggagagacaattagatatATTGACAAAGtgtatccttttatcatttttatatgtTGATATATTTAATCAtgtatattctctcaccaatgcatatgatatttggactagtctcattgaaatacaagAATGCACAAATGatatgcacaatgagaaataccATGTGCTAGTCTCCAAGCTCAATAGTATCAACcaatttgctcataaaaatgctaatgacatatacccacatttgaatattcttgtcaataagatcaatgtgctaggtttgacgcaaattgaggatgctcaagtggtgagaaaaatacttcaatcttttcttccaaagtacaagctaattgtctccatcatctataacAACCATGATATGGGCAAAATAACTCCAAACTAAGTTCTCGGTAAGATCatcacccatgagatgaccataaacatAAGAGTTGAAGCTTCTACCCCATCCGACGTCAAAAACCTTACcctcataagcaagcaagcactATGCTCACACATGAAAGCAaaaatgaggagacaagagaaagagtcaagctaaagcaaaaatgatgatgatcaagatgaagagagcgatgaaaaagatgagcaaagtacctcaagtgatgaagagatataTCCCAAGGTCGTCAAGCTCGTCTCACAattggagaagaacatgaaaAAGATAAATGCcaaaattgatcatccaatcttcatgaaagacttggtcaaaataattaatcatattaaaaaagaaaagaagaccaagaacaagaggaagacattcatgctacccttgtttttaattataaacaattatcgagcaaatttgaattgctaagcAAGGAGCATAAAGACCTTAAGGAAAAATTTAAGTTCATTGGATATCAATCTAAGGttttttgaagcaatctacatctctctttaatttcaatcctaagatgctttcacttctcgtgatgatttaattattaCATCTAGCTCACCCATTTGCAATAAGATATgtattgagaatattttttttctaaaaccatctaataaaattattgcacaagaaaataatgagctTAAGTAAAAAGGGAGATATAATGTTGGTAAAAATATGGttgtccttacaattggtattataATTTATTCtcaccatgcatccaagcaaataGATATGGTCTTGTGAACTTTTAAAATCATGTATTttcttaattggtatcattttcctcttgctttggttatgttgtcatcaatcatcaaaaataggtagattgtagcgaaaatgatcctattaggttatgattgtgattttgatgattgataatatagttattggAACTAACATTTTtatcaataatatatattagtaggtctcatagatgcaatacatgaataagCCACTGCAATCGGGACAaggtttggttgaattagagaagtctcagAAAAAATGATTATACCAGAAGGTTAGGCGTAGAGGAGTTGTGAACGCCGGAGTGTTTTCTTGCCTGATGTTTTTAtacgctg includes:
- the LOC133929169 gene encoding universal stress protein PHOS32-like isoform X2, which produces MATHPASPTADAGGDRSPSGPPPVRLSAAQAVAAIQPNSPRYFFSSLAAANAAASSPHRRIAVAVDLSDESAFAVKWAVQNYLRPGDAVVLLHVRPTSVLYGADWGSIPVSVEDDLDGDATEGAGPTPAEEPEEAKKKREEDFDALTSTKAQDLAQPLVAAQIPFKIHIVKDHDMKERLCLEAERLGLSAMIMGSRGFGASRRAGKGRLGSVSDYCVHHCVCPVVVVRYPDDAAAAGGDALGDELRTVPEDEPVYHEAPEGQKEK
- the LOC133929169 gene encoding universal stress protein PHOS32-like isoform X1, which translates into the protein MATHPASPTADAGGDRSPSGPPPVRLSAAQAVAAIQPNSPRYFFSSLAAANAAASSPHRRIAVAVDLSDESAFAVKWAVQNYLRPGDAVVLLHVRPTSVLYGADWGSIPVSVEDDLDGDATEGAGPTPAEEPEEAKKKREEDFDALTSTKAQDLAQPLVAAQIPFKIHIVKDHDMKERLCLEAERLGLSAMIMGSRGFGASRRAGKGRLGSVSDYCVHHCVCPVVVVRYPDDAAAAGGDALGDELRTVPEDEPVYHEAPEGQKATKMHGHLHAASLVPS